A portion of the Paenibacillus hamazuiensis genome contains these proteins:
- a CDS encoding VOC family protein produces MKISRLDHFVLTVKNIEATCAFYTKVLGMEVVTFGAGRKALQFGQQKINLHEAGREFEPKANVPTPGSADVCFITETPIAEAARHIRENGGTIIEGPVERTGATGKIVSVYLRDPDLNLIEVSNYL; encoded by the coding sequence GTGAAGATCAGCAGACTGGACCACTTTGTTCTGACCGTGAAAAATATCGAAGCGACCTGCGCGTTTTATACGAAGGTGCTCGGCATGGAGGTCGTAACGTTCGGCGCGGGACGCAAAGCGCTGCAGTTCGGGCAGCAAAAAATCAACCTGCACGAGGCAGGCCGCGAATTTGAGCCGAAAGCGAACGTCCCGACACCGGGTTCGGCGGACGTCTGCTTCATCACCGAAACCCCGATCGCCGAAGCGGCGCGGCATATCCGAGAGAACGGAGGCACGATCATCGAAGGTCCCGTGGAGCGAACCGGCGCGACCGGCAAAATCGTCTCCGTCTATTTGCGCGATCCGGATCTGAATTTGATCGAGGTGTCGAATTATTTATGA
- a CDS encoding phage tail protein, protein MSYIVDFKNVSSVGLESSPVAEALAGLRANEARYFMTKYKHEFTVVPAEESRETLDYVNRILKEERDIEFSAKPLETSRFQVENIKMAYVFYEDGLAVNVMYTVDDPKKRAVGFKLSEGMEIPQELEGKFKFARQKSKLAGTIRGSFFVIKREY, encoded by the coding sequence ATGTCCTATATTGTTGATTTCAAAAATGTATCCTCGGTTGGTTTAGAGTCTTCGCCTGTAGCAGAAGCGCTTGCAGGTTTACGTGCTAATGAAGCCCGCTACTTTATGACTAAATACAAGCATGAATTTACGGTTGTACCGGCTGAAGAAAGCCGGGAGACCCTGGATTATGTGAACCGAATTCTGAAAGAAGAACGTGATATTGAATTCTCGGCCAAACCATTGGAAACGTCACGTTTTCAAGTGGAAAATATCAAAATGGCCTACGTCTTTTATGAGGACGGCCTTGCGGTCAACGTCATGTATACGGTTGATGACCCTAAGAAGCGGGCCGTTGGTTTTAAGCTTTCCGAGGGGATGGAGATACCACAGGAGTTGGAAGGGAAGTTTAAGTTTGCGAGGCAGAAGTCCAAGCTGGCCGGAACCATTCGGGGCTCGTTTTTTGTAATTAAACGGGAGTATTAA
- a CDS encoding alpha/beta hydrolase, with amino-acid sequence MRPTPAITRAPRRRSAPTRILWILLAALLVLALASVGISVYVGWQLTHPAREALTDSPDKHGLAFDNVQFMSRTKDVNLNGWFLPGAEPRTNMTLVLAHGYRNNRLQTEAQAMDLAGALVERGYNVLMFDFRNSGESEGKLTSVGYFEKNDLLGAIDWVKANQQGVKIGLVGFSMGATTSLMAAAEEPAVAGIVADSPFAHLTKYLRENLPVWSHLPNFPFTPLILGLIPPVTGIDPDGVDALAASGKVYPRPVLFIHSVNDHSIPFANSEAIYKLHPDKFELWQTTNEGHAKSHAADPKAYEQKVLDFFAKLQ; translated from the coding sequence ATGAGACCTACTCCAGCGATCACCCGTGCTCCCCGCCGCAGAAGCGCGCCAACCCGAATCCTGTGGATCTTGCTGGCGGCTTTGCTGGTGCTGGCTCTGGCGAGCGTCGGCATCTCCGTCTACGTCGGTTGGCAGCTCACCCATCCGGCCCGCGAGGCACTCACCGATTCGCCCGATAAACACGGGCTTGCTTTCGATAACGTACAATTTATGAGCCGTACAAAAGACGTCAATCTGAACGGATGGTTTCTTCCCGGAGCGGAGCCCCGCACGAATATGACCTTGGTTTTGGCTCACGGCTACCGCAACAATCGGCTCCAAACGGAAGCTCAGGCCATGGACCTCGCCGGGGCGCTCGTCGAACGCGGGTACAATGTGCTGATGTTCGACTTCCGCAACTCCGGCGAATCGGAGGGCAAGCTGACATCGGTCGGCTACTTCGAGAAAAACGACCTGCTCGGCGCCATCGACTGGGTCAAAGCTAATCAGCAGGGCGTTAAAATCGGCCTGGTCGGCTTTTCGATGGGGGCCACCACATCCCTCATGGCCGCAGCGGAAGAGCCTGCCGTCGCCGGCATCGTAGCAGACAGCCCGTTCGCTCATCTGACCAAATATTTGCGGGAAAACCTGCCGGTCTGGTCGCACCTTCCGAATTTCCCGTTCACTCCGCTGATTCTCGGGCTGATCCCTCCGGTAACCGGCATCGACCCGGACGGCGTGGATGCGCTCGCTGCGTCCGGCAAAGTGTATCCGCGTCCGGTGCTGTTCATTCACAGCGTAAACGATCACTCGATTCCGTTCGCCAACAGCGAAGCGATCTACAAGCTGCACCCCGACAAGTTCGAGCTCTGGCAGACGACGAACGAAGGGCATGCGAAATCGCATGCCGCCGATCCGAAAGCGTATGAACAGAAGGTGCTCGATTTCTTTGCGAAGCTTCAGTAG
- the dctA gene encoding C4-dicarboxylate transporter DctA, translating to MRINLKNLTVQVLIAIVIGILIGQFNPAFGVELKVLGDIFVKMIKMVIAPIVFFTIVIGFAGMGDMKKIGRIGGKALLYFEIITTFAMAIGIAVMYIIHPGSGMDTSKVGKSAAEVAKYTKQAAETPHGFVDFIASIIPDNAIGAFTKGEMLPVLFFSILFGLALASLGSKGKPVVELFEKLNDVFFKLVSLIMRFSPFAAGGAMAYTIGKFGIASLFSLGKMMGSVYITMFLFVVVVLGLVGKIYGFSVFNLLKFIKEELLLVLGTSSSESALPRLMQRLEQYGCSKSVVGLVVPTGYSFNLDGTSIYLSMAALFIAQAYGLELSWVQVLTVLGILMLTSKGAAGVTGSGFITLAATLTAIPGTPIPVEGMALLLGVDRFMSEARAITNLIGNSVATVVIAKSEKQFNPQGQSQATAAAEAGQQIAAG from the coding sequence ATGAGAATTAATTTGAAAAACTTGACGGTTCAAGTGCTCATCGCAATCGTTATCGGCATATTGATCGGCCAATTTAACCCGGCGTTCGGTGTCGAGCTTAAAGTTCTCGGCGATATTTTCGTCAAAATGATCAAGATGGTTATTGCGCCGATCGTCTTCTTCACGATCGTCATCGGCTTCGCCGGCATGGGCGATATGAAAAAAATCGGCCGCATCGGCGGCAAAGCGCTGCTGTATTTTGAAATCATCACCACTTTCGCCATGGCGATCGGTATTGCCGTTATGTATATCATTCATCCGGGAAGCGGCATGGATACGAGCAAGGTCGGCAAAAGCGCTGCGGAAGTCGCCAAGTATACGAAACAAGCGGCGGAAACGCCTCACGGCTTCGTCGATTTCATTGCCAGCATCATCCCGGATAATGCGATCGGCGCCTTCACCAAAGGCGAAATGCTGCCGGTGCTGTTCTTTTCCATTCTGTTCGGTTTGGCCCTGGCTTCCCTTGGCTCCAAAGGCAAACCGGTGGTCGAGCTGTTCGAAAAATTAAACGACGTGTTCTTCAAGCTGGTAAGTCTCATCATGCGCTTTTCCCCGTTTGCCGCGGGCGGCGCCATGGCCTACACGATCGGGAAATTCGGCATCGCTTCCCTGTTCTCCCTCGGCAAAATGATGGGTTCCGTCTACATCACCATGTTTTTGTTCGTCGTCGTCGTTCTCGGCCTGGTTGGTAAAATCTACGGCTTTAGCGTGTTCAATTTGCTGAAATTTATTAAAGAAGAGCTGCTGCTCGTGCTCGGCACATCGTCTTCCGAATCGGCGCTGCCGCGTCTTATGCAGCGCCTCGAGCAGTACGGCTGCTCCAAGTCGGTTGTCGGCCTGGTCGTTCCGACCGGATACTCGTTTAACCTTGACGGCACCTCGATCTATTTGTCAATGGCCGCGCTGTTCATTGCCCAGGCATACGGACTTGAGCTTTCCTGGGTGCAGGTGTTGACCGTGCTTGGCATTTTGATGCTGACGTCCAAAGGCGCCGCCGGCGTTACCGGCTCCGGCTTTATTACGCTCGCCGCGACGCTGACCGCCATCCCGGGTACGCCGATTCCGGTCGAAGGCATGGCGCTGCTGCTCGGCGTCGACCGCTTTATGTCCGAAGCGCGCGCCATCACGAACCTGATCGGCAACTCCGTGGCGACGGTCGTCATCGCAAAAAGCGAGAAGCAGTTCAACCCGCAAGGCCAAAGCCAGGCAACGGCAGCGGCCGAAGCGGGCCAGCAAATCGCTGCGGGATAA
- a CDS encoding HD-GYP domain-containing protein gives MRFRSLIGPVAAIAIPFLLFEFLTMHETMDHKFAMPRGHFYIVSSVALLSTVIAVAVGVAGSRLRNIKVKFLSLAFISLAEIFAVHGLSTPNFILGVTQLPGIAAQLSIALATLWLWLSSLSSDNPFVKLLAGREKFLLPGWIGVTGLFGIVGLICPGIVELLPLNVNPLKLIFTALTIFLNLITLLRYYHSYRYSQFPLQMAIVYSCGWLIVSQLIMAFGETWRASWWIYHFLLLFSMIVMLIGLVRQYAANRSIAGAMRALFTTDPVERITDCMSPSVKALVLATETKDTYTAGHNFRVTMYALKLAEEMALSPEKLRAIAQGTVIHDVGKIQIPDAVLNKPGRLTPEERGIIEQHPVKGYDMCRSLGFMNEELEIIRWHHEKWDGTGYPDRLAGEQIPLLARIVAVADVYDALTSTRAYRQAWPHSEAMKFLHEHKGTHFDPVCVDAWTRLCERDPSVYLYPLQVMKEDTRVSNLPTATGMHQG, from the coding sequence ATGAGATTTCGCAGCTTGATCGGGCCTGTTGCTGCTATAGCGATACCTTTCTTGTTGTTCGAATTTCTGACGATGCATGAAACCATGGACCACAAGTTTGCGATGCCGCGGGGACATTTTTACATCGTGAGTTCGGTTGCCCTGCTGTCCACGGTCATCGCGGTGGCCGTCGGCGTAGCTGGAAGCCGCCTGCGCAACATCAAGGTCAAATTTCTCTCGCTCGCTTTTATTTCGCTCGCCGAAATTTTCGCGGTGCACGGCTTGTCCACGCCGAATTTTATTCTCGGGGTGACCCAGCTGCCCGGCATTGCGGCCCAGCTCAGCATCGCCCTTGCGACGTTGTGGCTTTGGCTGTCTTCGCTTTCTTCCGACAATCCGTTCGTGAAGCTGCTTGCCGGCCGCGAAAAGTTTCTCCTCCCGGGCTGGATCGGGGTCACCGGATTGTTCGGTATCGTCGGCTTGATATGCCCGGGCATCGTCGAGCTTCTTCCGCTGAATGTAAATCCGCTCAAATTAATATTCACCGCGCTGACGATATTTTTGAACCTGATTACGCTGCTGCGTTACTATCACTCTTATAGGTATTCGCAGTTCCCGCTGCAAATGGCGATCGTATACAGCTGCGGGTGGCTGATCGTCTCGCAGCTGATCATGGCGTTCGGGGAGACATGGCGGGCGAGCTGGTGGATTTATCATTTCCTGCTGCTCTTCTCCATGATCGTCATGCTGATCGGACTGGTCCGCCAGTATGCGGCAAACCGGTCGATCGCCGGCGCGATGCGGGCGCTGTTCACGACCGACCCGGTGGAACGAATCACCGATTGCATGTCCCCCAGCGTCAAAGCGCTCGTGCTCGCAACCGAAACGAAGGATACATATACAGCCGGTCATAATTTCCGGGTGACGATGTACGCCTTGAAGCTCGCCGAGGAAATGGCTCTCAGTCCGGAGAAGCTGAGGGCGATCGCACAGGGGACGGTCATACACGATGTCGGCAAAATCCAGATCCCCGATGCGGTGCTAAACAAACCCGGCAGGCTGACGCCCGAGGAGCGGGGGATCATCGAGCAGCATCCGGTCAAAGGGTATGACATGTGCCGAAGTCTCGGTTTTATGAACGAGGAGCTGGAAATCATTCGCTGGCATCATGAAAAATGGGACGGCACCGGGTATCCGGACCGCCTGGCCGGAGAGCAAATTCCGCTGCTTGCGCGCATTGTTGCGGTCGCCGACGTTTACGACGCGCTCACCTCGACGCGCGCTTACCGGCAAGCCTGGCCGCACAGCGAGGCGATGAAGTTTTTGCACGAACATAAAGGGACGCACTTCGATCCCGTCTGCGTCGATGCCTGGACGCGGCTTTGCGAGCGCGATCCTTCCGTTTATTTGTATCCGCTGCAGGTGATGAAAGAGGACACCCGGGTGTCCAACCTGCCGACCGCAACGGGAATGCATCAAGGGTAG